In the Candidatus Sysuiplasma jiujiangense genome, AGAATGAAAAAATATAATGGGTTAAGACCAACCCTTAAGACGTGTTTTCATTCATGGCTTTCTTCTTTCCCAGAAACCATTTGTAATTATATTTCATCAAAATACAGATATTAGAGTATGAAATGCCCTGTTTACGGTATTCATCTACTTGTTTCCAGTCTATTTCACGTTCGGGTTTGCCCAACCTTATGATCTTCTTTCCCGCATTTTTCCCATGCCGCACAATATGAAATCCCTGATGTTCGATTTCGGATTTGATCGCTTCAAGTGAATTTCTGGTCCTTGCGATCAGATCATCCCGGGAACGCTCATGACCCCAGGCAATGAAAGCAAGAAATATTTTTCTCATAGCAGGATCCGTCTGGTTAAGCATCTGCTCTTTTGGCGACACGGATAAAACCATAACGCCGTATTTATTTTCAAGCATATTTATCAAGGCGAGAGTCTGGTAAAAATCCCTCGACAACCTTGAAGTTTCATAGACATACAGCTTTTCGGGGTGTTTTTCTTTGATATATTCCAGCATTTTTGTATATCCCTGGCGTTCCGAAATATCTGTTATGCCTGAGATCTGTTCGTCATAAAAGAATTTCAATTCGCGGCCTGCAAATTTTTCAAGAGCATATTCCTGATTTCGCACATCTTCACTCTTGTTGGAAATACGAATATAACCAATATCCATCTTTATACTAAAAGATATAGTATTCAAGTCTATTAAATCCTGTGGTTTAAAATATGGTCGTTTTGTGGACATTAGAGGGGAGTCAAAACATTAATATACTTCTAATGTATCTATACTTTAGAGGTAAAAGAAATGTACGCCTTTGAACTGGTAGTGAGAACGAAAAATGGAAGATATGAAGCAGGAGCAGCTAGTGAAATGCCCCTTAGAGAGGGATGGAAACAGGTTATAAGCTTTGGGAAATGGTACGGCATACAGACAAAGTACATACCCTATAATGATGCCTTGATGAGAGCTTATGAATATGCAAGGAGACACAACGAGGAAGCGGAACTTGCAGAAGAACAGCTAGCAGAAAAGAAATATAATGAGTCAGTGGAGTGAGGAAATGAAATACAAAGACCTTAAGAAATTCGATGGAAAAGAAGTTGAGCTGTACAGCGAGAAATCAGTTTTTGAAGATTATCCATACAGCGAAGGAACCTTCAAGGCCGGGAAAGAAACATCACAAATATTTAAGCCCCTGTACACAGAACATGGAGCATCGGGGCATGAATATGCTGAATCGTACAACAACCGAGACATATTCAGAATAATCGTAAAAAGGATGGAATGAGGAAATGGAATCTACAATCCAACCCATCCAGGAAATCGCTCCTGGAATATTTCTTCATGTCTGTCTGAGGTGCGATTATAAATGGGACTCGCACAAGGAGAGACCTGAAGTCTGCCCTAAGTGCAAAAATAAATACTGGGATATTCCAAGAGGCGTTTTGAAAAAGGGGCCTCACAGATAATTTAATCCTTGCGGGGTGCGGGGTTCTCGTTCATGACCCAAAAGAAGTCCAAACTAAGATGATTCTTAGTGCAGGGAACGATCTCAAGACTGGCACCTATTGCTCTTGATACCCTGATATATTTTTTGTATTCCACTTCCGTTAGATCGGTGAGGGCACTACGCATTTTAGATCCGAGTATCCTAATGGTGAAAATGCCATTTTCTTCCCATATTTTTGTGAAATTTAAACTAAAATTCTCCCAGTCTCCCCATTCGGATATCGCCTTTAGAAAATTGCTAACCAAAGTCCTCCATACTAATTTGGCATTCTTCACACTCTTCTATGTGATTATGCCTTTTCTTCGCTGAGTAAAAGACCAATCCACATCTTGTAACATAGTTCATTTTACTCAGTCCTCCGTGAATATTGCCTGATCTTTTTTACTATCTGAATCAAGAAGGGCTTTTCTCAATTCTTTCAGGATGATTTCCCATTTATGCCTCTGTGCAAGATGATCCTTGAGTTCATGCAGGGCATCAGAGTAATCCATTTCACTGTCTGCCTCGCCTGCAGTGAAATGGCAGATATCACATTCAACCTCCTTCCCCTCGTCTTCAAAGGCACTGTCTGATATGGTTCCGTAGTCCGTTGCATCGAGGTAATCAAAAAGCTTTACCTCGCTGTCAGATAGGGCTTCTTTAAGATACTGTATAATTTCCGTTTCCATAACTGCTGTTTTCATTTACTCAGTCCTCCTGTTCAATTTCGGTCTTGGCTCCGCAGTTGGGGCAGTAATTAAGATAAAGCAACAGGAACCAACCGCCAAGACTTGTAATCCTTAAAACTGGCCTGCCTATTTTTCCTGATGCATCATAAGGGTCTATTTTCATGATCGGGGCGATCATTGCGTTTCTGACCCAATCACAACAAGGCTCTATCGTTCCGTCTTTGAGGAGTTTCATTTCGGACTACCTCTTTGTTCTGATTCATTTTCCATGACCTTGAGCTTAATTACGGTCTCTGGCGTTCCG is a window encoding:
- a CDS encoding recombinase family protein, coding for MSTKRPYFKPQDLIDLNTISFSIKMDIGYIRISNKSEDVRNQEYALEKFAGRELKFFYDEQISGITDISERQGYTKMLEYIKEKHPEKLYVYETSRLSRDFYQTLALINMLENKYGVMVLSVSPKEQMLNQTDPAMRKIFLAFIAWGHERSRDDLIARTRNSLEAIKSEIEHQGFHIVRHGKNAGKKIIRLGKPEREIDWKQVDEYRKQGISYSNICILMKYNYKWFLGKKKAMNENTS